From a single Porites lutea chromosome 10, jaPorLute2.1, whole genome shotgun sequence genomic region:
- the LOC140950623 gene encoding profilin-2-like has product MSWQTYVDTNLVGTGKVQKAAIFGLDGAQWATSTGFTVSKQEAQDIIKSLKDGSVAGKSIAGTKYMMLRNDAEKKAAYLKMKEKGGFCACLTNKALVLGGYDEGAGGAGNCNQVVETLAEYLVGSGF; this is encoded by the exons ATGTCTTGGCAAACGTACGTCGATACTAACCTAGTAGGTACAGGAAAAGTCCAAAAAGCAGCTATATTTGGCTTAGACGGAGCACAATGGGCAACTAGCACTGGGTTCACT GTGTCTAAACAGGAAGCGCAGGACATCATAAAGAGCTTAAAGGATGGCAGTGTCGCCGGCAAGTCCATCGCAGGAACTAAATATATGATGCTGCGAAACGACGCAGAAAAGAAAGCGGCATacttgaaaatgaaagaaaagggTGGCTTTTGTGCGTGTCTCACCAACAAAGCTCTGGTTTTGGGCGGTTATGATGAAGGCGCAGGAGGAGCTGGGAATTGCAACCAAGTCGTGGAAACCTTAGCAGAATACCTCGTCGGTTCAGGATTTTGA